The segment CACCGGTTAAAGCGGTGGGATGGTCTGCTGGTGGTAGAAACGACGAGTATGGTCGGGTCTACAGCGCATCGGTGAGCACGGCCCGTATGCATGATCTGTAGCACTCGCACGCGGTAGCAGTGGAAGAGTTTGACCGATTATAGAAGGATTGGGAGCCGTGTGTCAATGCCCAACTTTCGGCCTGACCCCCGGCTCCTGATCGCTTTGCTCCGCGTTCCACGTTCGGGGCTTCCCTCGGTTCCTGGTTTGTCCTGTGTTCCCTCGTTTTGTGTTCCTGTGTTCTCCCCCGGCCTAGCCTTCGAGCAGCAGCGTTTCGGGATCTTCGATCAGCTCTTTGATCCGCACCAGGAAGCGCACCGCCTCGCTGCCGTCGACGATGCGATGATCGTAAGAGAGCGCCAGGTACATCATCGGGCGGATCGCAACCTGTCCATTCAGCGCGACCGGACGCTCCTGTATCTTGTGCATGCCCAGGATGCCGACCTGCGGTGTGTTCAGGATGGGAGTTGACATAAGCGAGCCAAAGACGCCGCCGTTGGTGATCGTGAAGGTGCCGCCCTGTAGGTCGGCGAGCGAGAGCCTGGTTTCACGGGCGCGCTCGGCCAGATCAGCAATCTCGCGCTCTAGCTCGGCAAAGGTCTTGCGGTCGGCGTTGCGCACCACGGGCACTACCAGGCCCTCCTCCGCGCCCACGGCGATGCCGATGTCGTAGTAGTGCTTGATCACCAGCTCGTTGCCCTGGATTTCGGCGTTCAGATGCGGAAACGTTTTGAGCGCGCCAATCACCGCCTTGGTGAAGAACGACATAAAGCCCAGGTTGACGCCGTGCCGCTCGCGGAACGATTCTTTGCGCCGCTTGCGTAGCTCCATTACGGCGCTCATATCGACCTCGTTGAATGTCGTCAGCATCGCCGCCGTGTGCTGCGCCTCTACCAGCCGTTGCGCGATCGTCTGTCGTCGGCGCGACATCCGCACGCGCTCTTCGCGGCGGTCGCTCGCCGGGGCACTTGGTGCCGGAGCGGGCTGTGCCGCTGGTGCCGGAGCGGGCTGTGCCGCTGGTGCTGCGCCGGTCTGAACCCGCGCGGCGATGTCCTCCTTGGTGATCCGCCCGCCGGGTCCGCTGCCGGTCACACCGCTCAGATCGACGCCTTGCTCCGTAGCCATCCGCCGCGCTACGGGCGTGATCGGCGGTGCCGCAGGCTGCCGCTTGGTAGACTCTTCTGCCTGGGCGGGCGCTTCTGCCTGGGCGGGCGCTTCCTGCGTGGCGGGCGCTGTGGTGGACTCTTTTGCCTGGGCGGGCGCTTCCTGGGGCGCTGGCGCTGCGGCTGCGCTGCCGTCGGTTTGGAGCGTGCCGATCGTATCGCCAATGCCGACGTTCTCGCCCTCACGCTTGATGATCCGCTCCAGCAGGCCGGTCTGCTCGGCCATCACCTCGATGTTCACCTTGTCAGTCTCAAGCTCGACCACCGGCTCTCCAGCGCTGACCTGCTCGCCTTCGCGCTTGAGCCACCTGCCGATCGTTGCCTCGACGATCGACTCGCCCAGCGCCGGAACTTTTATCTCAACCGCCATCGGTTTCTCCTGTCCGCTAGTCGTGTACAGTGACAGCCTGAGCGCTGCCTTCCAGCGCCGCCGTGATGATCCGCGTTTGCTCGACGGTATGCAGCGCCAGCGAGCCTTCCGCCGTGCTCGCGGCCTCGGCGCGTCCCGCGTACTGAAGCTCGATGTCGCGGCTCAGCAGCTCGCCCAGCCTGGGCGCGACGAAGCTCCACGCGCCCATGTTACGCGGCTCCTCTTGCAGCCAGACGATCTCGCCGAGCTTCGGGAAGCGCTCGATCGCCGCGCGCAGATCTTCGCCTGGGAACGGGTACAGCTCCTCCACACGCACGATCGCCAGATTGTCGGCTGCGGCCTCTTCGGCTTTGGCGATCAGATCGACGTAGACTTTGCCGCTGCACAATATCAATCGCGTCACCTGCTCGTCGCGCCCCACTCCCAGCGTCTCGACGATCACTGGCTGAAACCGCCCGTCCGCCAGGTCGTCGAGCGCTGCCGCCGCGCGTGGGTGGCGCAGCAGGCTCTTAGGCGTCATCACCACCAGCGGGCGCGGGCTACGCTCAAGCAGGGCGGCCTGTCGCCGCAGCAGGTGGAAATACTGCGCTGCGGTGGTGCAGTTGGCGACGCGGATGTTGCCGTCGGCGGCGAGCTGAAGGAAGCGCTCAAGCCGGGCGCTGGAATGCTCCGGCCCCTGGCCTTCGTAGCCGTGCGGCAGCAGCAGCACCAGCGAGGGCGTCTGGCCCCACTTGGCCCGCCCCGACACGATAAACTGGTCGATGATCACCTGCGCGCCGTTGGCGAAGTCACCGAACTGGGCCTCCCACAGCACCAGCACGCCGGGCGCGTGCATGCTGTAGCCGTACTCGAAGCCGAGCGCCGCGTTCTCCGACAGCGGGCTGTTATGCACGGCAAAGGTCGCGCTGGCTGCTGGTAGCGCCTGATGCGGCGCGTAGCGCGCGCCGGTCTTGACATCGTGCAGCACGACATGGCGCTGGCTGAAGGTGCCGCGCTCGCTGTCCTGTCCCGTCAACCGGATCGGCGTGCCGTCGGCGAGGATCGAGGCAAAGGCCAGCGTTTCGGCATGGCCCCAGTCGATCGCGCGGCCCTCTTGTAGCGCGTCGCGGCGACGTTGAAGCGCCCGCTCCAGCTTGGGATGCGGCGTGAAGCCTTCGGGTCGTTCCAGCAGCGCGTCGTTGAGTTCGCGGAGACGCTCTGCGGGCACTGCCGTCGCGATGCCCTCCATCTCCGGCGGCGCTGGCTCGTGCGGCGTCGTCTTGTACTGATCCGGCTGCTCGGTCGCCTGCTGCCGCGCCTGCTTGAGCTGCTCCTGTACCTGCGCGACCATCGCGTCGGCCTCGGCGCTGGCGATGACCTCCTGACGCTCAAGCTCCTGCGCCCAGAGCGCGCGCACGGTCGGATGCTTGCCGATCCGCTCGTACATCATCGGCTGCGTGAACGTCGGCTCATCGCCCTCGTTGTGGCCCCAGCGCCGGTAGCCGACCAGATCGATCAAGAAGTCTTTGCCGAACTGCTCGCGGTAGGTGTAGGCCATGCGCGCCACGGCGATACAGGCGTGCGGATCGTCGGCGTTGACGTGGACGATCGGGATCTCGAAGCCTTTGGCAAGATCACTGGCGTAGAGCGTCGAGCGCGTGTCGCGCGGCTGGGTGGTGAAGCCAAGCTGATTATTAATGATGATATGGATCGTGCCGCCGGTGTGGTAGCCGACAAGCTGCGAAAGGTTGAGCGTCTCCGCGACGACGCCCTGGCCCGGAAACGCCGCGTCGCCGTGGATCAGCACCGCCAGCGACGCATGAGGATCGCCGCTGGGCGCGCCCTGATGATCGCGCTGCTCCTGCGCGGCGCGTGCGCGGCCCTCGACCACCGGGTTAACAAACTCAAGGTGGCTCGGATTGGGCGCTAACGTCAGCGGCATCTGCTCCACGCCACTTTCTTTGTAGGCCCTGCGCGCGCCAAGGTGATACTTCACGTCGCCGGTCCAGCCGGTTGAGCCTTTGCCTTCGGGCGATGCCCCCACGTCGCGCGCCGCCGCCTGGAACTCGGCCAGGATCGCCGCGTA is part of the Herpetosiphonaceae bacterium genome and harbors:
- a CDS encoding 2-oxoglutarate dehydrogenase E1 component; this encodes MSDFTLFHGPNAGYALELYEHYQRDPQSVDPETRAFFERWRPPEPASATAAPPATPAQAAERSPLDVSRTVGAARLIRYIRELGHLAARIDPLGSDPPGDPGLDPATHDVTEADLAALPAEIVRGPLVEGARNALEAIERLRQVYSGSVGYETDHIQDHQERTWIREAVESRRFFQHFDADRKRELLQRLTEVEVFERFLHQTFVGQKRFSIEGNDMLVPMLDTIIRNAATAGTREVVMGMAHRGRLNVLAHVLGKPYAAILAEFQAAARDVGASPEGKGSTGWTGDVKYHLGARRAYKESGVEQMPLTLAPNPSHLEFVNPVVEGRARAAQEQRDHQGAPSGDPHASLAVLIHGDAAFPGQGVVAETLNLSQLVGYHTGGTIHIIINNQLGFTTQPRDTRSTLYASDLAKGFEIPIVHVNADDPHACIAVARMAYTYREQFGKDFLIDLVGYRRWGHNEGDEPTFTQPMMYERIGKHPTVRALWAQELERQEVIASAEADAMVAQVQEQLKQARQQATEQPDQYKTTPHEPAPPEMEGIATAVPAERLRELNDALLERPEGFTPHPKLERALQRRRDALQEGRAIDWGHAETLAFASILADGTPIRLTGQDSERGTFSQRHVVLHDVKTGARYAPHQALPAASATFAVHNSPLSENAALGFEYGYSMHAPGVLVLWEAQFGDFANGAQVIIDQFIVSGRAKWGQTPSLVLLLPHGYEGQGPEHSSARLERFLQLAADGNIRVANCTTAAQYFHLLRRQAALLERSPRPLVVMTPKSLLRHPRAAAALDDLADGRFQPVIVETLGVGRDEQVTRLILCSGKVYVDLIAKAEEAAADNLAIVRVEELYPFPGEDLRAAIERFPKLGEIVWLQEEPRNMGAWSFVAPRLGELLSRDIELQYAGRAEAASTAEGSLALHTVEQTRIITAALEGSAQAVTVHD
- the odhB gene encoding 2-oxoglutarate dehydrogenase complex dihydrolipoyllysine-residue succinyltransferase; translated protein: MAVEIKVPALGESIVEATIGRWLKREGEQVSAGEPVVELETDKVNIEVMAEQTGLLERIIKREGENVGIGDTIGTLQTDGSAAAAPAPQEAPAQAKESTTAPATQEAPAQAEAPAQAEESTKRQPAAPPITPVARRMATEQGVDLSGVTGSGPGGRITKEDIAARVQTGAAPAAQPAPAPAAQPAPAPSAPASDRREERVRMSRRRQTIAQRLVEAQHTAAMLTTFNEVDMSAVMELRKRRKESFRERHGVNLGFMSFFTKAVIGALKTFPHLNAEIQGNELVIKHYYDIGIAVGAEEGLVVPVVRNADRKTFAELEREIADLAERARETRLSLADLQGGTFTITNGGVFGSLMSTPILNTPQVGILGMHKIQERPVALNGQVAIRPMMYLALSYDHRIVDGSEAVRFLVRIKELIEDPETLLLEG